One segment of uncultured Tolumonas sp. DNA contains the following:
- the nifM gene encoding nitrogen fixation protein NifM, with amino-acid sequence MLNWQAYPTLKLAAQHFGKVPADLSADEQSQLAKMLDHQLAMEARILDYAAQAEMSVSAADLNAALEEVKKAYPDEEAWKASMATVKLDLPSLKEALRRELLVSQVMDKVVENIKPLTEEAAKSWYLDHPRQFLQPERRLVRHILITIDDTNPENYEETSYARLQNIRSQLISSPGKFADLAMRYSECPTAVNEGKIGLVKAGQLYPELDAVLFQLPERGFSQITRSPMGFHLLWCEKIHAAAPMPLSEAVPKIIEAQLQQAKKKLQKQWLTWLMQQEA; translated from the coding sequence ATGCTGAATTGGCAAGCGTATCCCACCTTAAAACTGGCAGCCCAGCATTTTGGTAAAGTGCCCGCTGACTTGTCGGCGGATGAACAAAGCCAGCTGGCAAAAATGCTCGATCACCAATTGGCGATGGAAGCACGTATTCTTGATTACGCAGCACAGGCGGAAATGTCTGTGTCAGCCGCTGATCTGAATGCGGCACTTGAAGAGGTTAAAAAAGCTTATCCGGATGAAGAAGCCTGGAAAGCCTCAATGGCCACGGTAAAGCTGGATCTGCCAAGTCTGAAAGAGGCGCTGCGGCGTGAGCTGTTGGTGTCGCAGGTGATGGACAAAGTGGTCGAAAATATCAAACCGTTGACGGAAGAAGCAGCTAAATCGTGGTATCTGGATCATCCGCGTCAATTCTTGCAACCGGAACGTCGTTTGGTGCGGCATATCTTGATCACGATTGACGATACCAACCCTGAGAACTACGAGGAAACATCTTATGCGCGGTTGCAGAATATCCGTAGCCAGTTGATCAGTTCGCCGGGGAAATTTGCCGATTTAGCGATGCGCTATTCGGAATGTCCCACTGCCGTCAATGAAGGAAAAATTGGTCTGGTGAAGGCGGGGCAACTCTATCCAGAATTGGATGCAGTGTTGTTTCAGCTGCCAGAACGTGGGTTTAGTCAGATCACGCGTAGCCCGATGGGATTTCATCTGCTGTGGTGTGAAAAAATCCATGCTGCCGCTCCGATGCCACTCAGCGAAGCGGTGCCAAAAATTATCGAAGCACAGTTACAACAGGCGAAGAAAAAACTGCAAAAACAGTGGCTGACTTGGTTGATGCAACAGGAGGCGTAA
- a CDS encoding nitrogen fixation protein NifZ, with amino-acid sequence MKPEYDYGDVVRVVRTIRDDGTFPGKQRGDLIVRKGNCGYVRDVGVFLQDQLIYQVHFIEEDVIVGCRSQELISADEPWVDSEFEFGDWINAVNHLAIKGEVIAEAGSRGQVMSVRRDMDPIMYEVLFQDRMLLVPLSAICWPPEVEPAEEAAC; translated from the coding sequence ATGAAACCTGAATATGACTATGGCGACGTCGTGCGCGTGGTGCGCACCATTCGTGATGATGGTACTTTCCCGGGTAAACAGCGTGGCGATCTGATCGTACGCAAAGGTAACTGTGGTTATGTCCGCGATGTGGGGGTATTCCTGCAAGATCAGTTGATTTATCAGGTGCATTTCATCGAGGAGGATGTGATTGTCGGTTGTCGCAGCCAGGAGCTTATTTCAGCCGATGAACCTTGGGTGGACAGTGAATTCGAATTCGGCGATTGGATCAACGCAGTTAATCATCTGGCCATCAAAGGTGAAGTGATTGCTGAAGCCGGTTCGCGCGGGCAGGTGATGTCGGTGCGTCGGGATATGGATCCGATCATGTATGAGGTACTGTTTCAGGATCGTATGTTACTGGTGCCGTTATCGGCCATCTGCTGGCCGCCGGAGGTAGAACCGGCCGAGGAGGCGGCATGCTGA
- a CDS encoding nitrogenase-stabilizing/protective protein NifW, with the protein MDWFTSLDGIEELESAEAFLDFFGIPYEAAQVRSKRLHIMHHFNQQIKNASSERCMNEQDRFLLAKTLLADSYRIFHHQDVKSNSTLGVYNRLTPSFVAMSKLQEVLL; encoded by the coding sequence ATGGATTGGTTTACCTCACTGGATGGTATTGAAGAGTTAGAAAGTGCAGAAGCCTTTCTGGATTTTTTCGGTATTCCGTATGAAGCAGCACAGGTGCGCAGTAAACGACTGCATATCATGCATCACTTTAATCAGCAGATTAAAAACGCCAGCTCAGAACGCTGTATGAATGAGCAAGATCGTTTTCTGTTAGCGAAAACCTTGCTGGCAGACAGCTACCGCATTTTCCATCATCAGGATGTGAAATCGAATTCTACGCTGGGTGTGTATAACCGTTTAACGCCGAGTTTTGTGGCCATGTCTAAATTGCAGGAGGTGTTGTTATGA
- the nifV gene encoding homocitrate synthase, which translates to MARKTTFQKPSLIINDTTLRDGEQSAGVAFTQDEKIAIARQLWEIGVKELEVGIPAMGLDECRRIGALRQALPDATLMVWCRMHATDIRQAAALGMNWVDISIPVSAQMMEHKLARSRDQVLLELAEHVSLAKSLGLRVCIGCEDASRATLGDLRIVADLALRTGAERLRYADTVGILDPFTTYDRIRALRQYWPLQLEMHAHDDLGLATANTLAAFRAGATHANTTVIGLGERAGNAPLEEVVMALKQCFSIDSGIQSHRLPALCALVAKASGREIAQQKSLVGEYAFTHESGVHVDGLLKDKNNYQGVDPASLGREHKLVLGKHSGRNSVRSVFASLGYQLANEQIDMVLEQIRHFAERAKRNPTESELRWVYQRLFNSPQRVAL; encoded by the coding sequence ATGGCCCGAAAAACCACATTTCAGAAACCATCCCTGATCATCAACGACACCACGCTTCGCGATGGTGAACAGTCGGCCGGGGTGGCGTTTACTCAGGATGAGAAGATCGCTATCGCCCGTCAGTTGTGGGAGATCGGCGTTAAGGAACTGGAAGTGGGTATTCCGGCGATGGGGCTGGACGAGTGCCGCCGTATTGGCGCACTACGTCAGGCTTTGCCAGATGCCACATTGATGGTTTGGTGCCGGATGCATGCCACAGATATTCGTCAGGCAGCGGCGCTGGGCATGAACTGGGTGGATATTTCCATTCCCGTGTCAGCGCAAATGATGGAGCACAAACTGGCGCGTTCCCGCGATCAAGTGTTGTTAGAGTTAGCCGAGCATGTATCACTGGCAAAATCACTCGGGTTGCGGGTCTGTATCGGTTGTGAAGATGCCTCCCGCGCCACGCTGGGCGATTTGCGCATCGTGGCTGATTTAGCATTACGTACGGGGGCTGAGCGCCTGCGATATGCCGATACGGTCGGCATTCTTGACCCATTTACCACTTATGATCGCATCCGCGCCCTGCGTCAGTATTGGCCGTTGCAGCTGGAAATGCATGCGCATGACGATCTGGGGCTGGCAACCGCCAATACCTTGGCGGCCTTCCGTGCTGGTGCCACCCATGCAAACACCACCGTGATTGGTTTGGGGGAACGGGCGGGCAATGCACCGCTGGAAGAGGTAGTGATGGCGCTCAAGCAGTGTTTTAGCATCGATTCCGGCATTCAAAGTCACCGTTTACCGGCGCTGTGTGCATTAGTCGCCAAAGCATCGGGTCGTGAGATTGCCCAGCAAAAATCACTGGTCGGTGAATATGCTTTTACGCATGAATCCGGCGTGCATGTCGACGGTTTACTGAAAGACAAAAACAACTATCAGGGTGTTGATCCCGCCAGTTTAGGTCGTGAGCACAAGCTGGTGCTGGGCAAACATTCCGGCCGTAATTCGGTGCGTTCCGTATTTGCCAGCCTTGGTTATCAGCTGGCCAATGAGCAAATCGATATGGTGCTGGAGCAGATCCGCCATTTTGCCGAACGGGCGAAACGAAACCCGACTGAATCAGAATTACGCTGGGTCTATCAGCGTCTGTTTAATTCCCCCCAACGTGTTGCCTTGTAA
- a CDS encoding amino acid permease, which yields MEVQTEGELKRGLKNRHIQLIALGGAIGTGLFLGIAQTIKIAGPAVLLGYALGGLIAFLIMRQLGEMVAEEPVSGSFSHFAYKYWGDFPGFLSGWNYWVLYVLVGMAELSAVGIYVQYWWPELPTWVSALVFFVVINAINLTNVKFFGEMEFWFAIIKVVAIVGMILFGGWLLLSGHGGEQAKVSNLWALGGFMPHGWHGVLMSLAIIMFSFGGLELVGITAAEADNPRKSIPQAVNQVIYRILIFYIGALAVLLSLFPWSQLAEGGSPFVMIFSALGESGTANILNIVVLTAALSVYNSGVYCNSRMLHGLAQQGNAPRILGKVDKRGVPVPAIILSALVTLLCVVINYLLPGKAFGILMSLVVAALVINWGMISLAHLKFRAAKDREGVTPVFKAFWSPFTNYLCLAFMGLLLVLLYISGETIAVELVPVWLVLNWLGYRYKCRTLGDSSGDSVVINQ from the coding sequence ATGGAAGTTCAAACTGAGGGTGAACTGAAACGCGGGTTGAAAAACAGGCATATTCAGTTGATCGCGTTAGGTGGTGCGATTGGCACAGGGTTATTTTTAGGTATTGCGCAAACCATCAAAATTGCAGGTCCTGCGGTATTGCTGGGTTATGCACTGGGTGGTTTGATTGCCTTTTTGATCATGCGCCAGTTGGGTGAAATGGTTGCTGAAGAGCCGGTATCGGGTTCATTTAGCCATTTTGCGTATAAATACTGGGGCGATTTTCCAGGCTTCCTGTCTGGTTGGAACTACTGGGTTTTATATGTGCTGGTGGGCATGGCCGAGTTGTCTGCTGTCGGTATTTATGTGCAGTACTGGTGGCCAGAGCTGCCAACCTGGGTTTCTGCACTGGTCTTTTTTGTCGTCATCAACGCCATCAATCTGACCAATGTGAAATTCTTCGGTGAAATGGAATTCTGGTTTGCCATCATCAAAGTGGTCGCTATTGTTGGTATGATTTTATTCGGTGGCTGGTTGCTGCTGAGTGGTCATGGTGGTGAACAGGCGAAAGTCAGTAACTTGTGGGCGCTGGGCGGGTTTATGCCGCATGGTTGGCATGGTGTGCTCATGTCACTGGCGATCATTATGTTTTCGTTTGGTGGTCTGGAGCTGGTGGGGATCACCGCAGCGGAAGCTGATAACCCACGTAAAAGCATTCCGCAGGCCGTTAATCAGGTTATTTACCGTATTCTGATTTTCTATATCGGTGCCTTGGCGGTGTTGTTGTCGCTGTTCCCTTGGAGCCAACTGGCGGAAGGCGGCAGCCCGTTTGTGATGATTTTCTCGGCATTGGGTGAAAGTGGTACCGCGAACATTCTGAATATTGTCGTACTGACTGCCGCATTGTCGGTTTACAACAGCGGCGTGTATTGCAACAGCCGTATGTTGCATGGTCTGGCACAACAGGGCAATGCACCGCGTATTCTGGGTAAAGTCGACAAACGTGGTGTGCCGGTGCCAGCAATTATCTTGTCTGCACTGGTGACCTTGTTGTGTGTCGTGATCAACTACCTGTTGCCGGGTAAAGCATTCGGCATTCTGATGTCGCTGGTGGTTGCAGCACTAGTGATCAACTGGGGCATGATCAGTCTGGCGCATCTGAAATTCCGTGCTGCGAAAGATCGCGAAGGTGTTACACCAGTGTTCAAAGCGTTCTGGAGCCCGTTTACCAACTACTTATGTTTGGCATTTATGGGTTTGCTGCTAGTGCTGCTATATATCAGTGGTGAAACGATTGCAGTGGAGCTGGTGCCAGTCTGGTTGGTGCTGAACTGGTTAGGTTATCGCTATAAATGCCGCACCTTAGGCGATAGCTCAGGTGATAGCGTCGTCATCAATCAGTAA
- a CDS encoding EAL domain-containing protein, whose product MALLNETETFLQTLLETIPDILFVFDEECRYLCVLSSEHNISQMKASHFVGNRIHDLWPKELADRFYHTIRETLRTEQPQALEYERDTMMGLRWFEGRTQPLPQSLYGRKAVVFLARDITERKLAEIARTKSESQLNSLYELGIVGFAFSLTGKQWIRVNSYLCDLLEFSEAELLGMTWAQFTHPDDLKNNIFEYEQMLANESNGYTLEKRYISKSGKEIPVRVVVRCARNQDGTIDYVTTMVEDISERRKNEAEIRQLAFYDSLTGLPNRRHFNNRLQQALSASALHKKIGALFFIDLDNFKNLNDTLGHEKGDGLLTLVASRLSGCLSKRDMVARQGGDEFVVILEEIGNNTREAMTQCQRIGERLLDVLCQPYFIDGFEHNTTASIGITLFDGHPEKSDELLKRADIAMYQAKAAGRNTFCFFDKEMQNKVSHRAALSADLLVGIREEQFRLFYQPQVEHSGRVIGAEALIRWQHPDRGMVSPAEFIPMAEESGAILTLGHWVLKTACQQLAIWATQPEYAHITVAVNVSARQFYQSDFVEKVLQVLEETGADPRLLKLELTESMLLQDVEDIITKMTLLKRIGVGFSLDDFGTGYSSLSYLKRLPLDQLKIDQSFVRDLLTDANDDAIARTIVALAESMGLAVIAEGVETQEQRDCLAGHGCYTYQGYLFGRPAPADELKLSCS is encoded by the coding sequence GTGGCTCTGTTAAATGAAACAGAAACCTTCTTACAAACGCTTTTAGAAACCATCCCAGACATACTCTTTGTGTTTGATGAAGAGTGTCGCTATCTGTGTGTGCTGTCGTCAGAACACAACATCAGCCAAATGAAAGCTTCTCACTTTGTCGGCAATCGTATTCATGACCTCTGGCCAAAAGAGTTAGCCGATCGTTTTTATCACACCATTCGAGAAACACTGCGCACTGAGCAACCACAAGCACTGGAATATGAACGTGACACTATGATGGGGTTGCGTTGGTTTGAAGGGCGCACACAACCATTACCGCAATCATTGTATGGCCGTAAAGCCGTTGTTTTTCTGGCGCGTGATATCACCGAACGCAAACTGGCTGAAATTGCCCGGACTAAATCGGAATCACAGCTGAATTCTCTGTATGAACTAGGGATTGTTGGCTTTGCGTTCAGTCTGACCGGAAAACAGTGGATCCGCGTTAACAGTTATTTGTGTGACTTGCTGGAGTTTTCAGAAGCTGAACTGTTAGGTATGACTTGGGCTCAATTCACGCATCCTGATGATTTAAAAAATAATATTTTTGAATATGAACAAATGCTGGCTAACGAAAGTAATGGTTATACGTTAGAAAAGCGTTATATCAGTAAAAGTGGTAAAGAGATCCCCGTGCGGGTTGTGGTGCGTTGTGCCCGTAATCAAGATGGAACGATTGATTATGTCACCACCATGGTGGAAGACATTAGTGAACGCAGAAAAAACGAAGCCGAGATCCGTCAATTGGCATTTTATGATTCGTTAACCGGATTACCCAATCGACGTCATTTTAATAATCGTCTGCAGCAGGCTTTATCTGCCAGTGCCTTGCATAAAAAAATCGGGGCATTGTTTTTTATTGATCTCGATAATTTTAAAAATCTGAATGATACGTTGGGACATGAAAAAGGCGACGGGTTACTGACATTGGTAGCGAGCCGTTTATCGGGTTGTTTATCAAAAAGAGATATGGTGGCGCGACAAGGTGGTGATGAGTTTGTCGTCATACTTGAAGAGATTGGAAACAACACACGGGAAGCGATGACGCAATGTCAGCGCATTGGCGAGCGCCTGCTGGATGTGCTGTGTCAGCCCTATTTTATTGATGGTTTTGAACACAATACTACCGCGAGTATTGGTATCACACTGTTTGATGGGCATCCGGAAAAAAGCGATGAACTATTGAAACGGGCGGATATTGCGATGTATCAGGCCAAAGCGGCCGGTCGGAATACGTTCTGTTTTTTTGATAAAGAGATGCAGAACAAAGTCTCGCATCGGGCGGCATTAAGTGCTGATTTATTAGTGGGTATCCGCGAAGAACAATTCCGCTTGTTTTATCAGCCGCAGGTCGAACATTCGGGTCGGGTTATCGGGGCAGAAGCGCTGATCCGCTGGCAACATCCAGACCGGGGCATGGTTTCGCCAGCCGAATTTATTCCTATGGCAGAGGAAAGCGGGGCGATCCTGACGCTGGGTCATTGGGTATTAAAAACTGCCTGCCAACAATTGGCGATCTGGGCAACACAACCGGAATACGCACATATTACTGTTGCCGTAAACGTTAGTGCTCGTCAGTTTTATCAGTCTGATTTTGTTGAAAAAGTGCTGCAGGTGTTAGAGGAAACGGGTGCAGATCCGCGCTTGTTAAAATTAGAGCTGACGGAAAGTATGTTGCTGCAGGATGTTGAAGATATCATCACTAAAATGACGTTACTAAAACGCATTGGCGTCGGTTTCTCGCTGGATGATTTTGGTACGGGTTACTCCTCGCTTTCCTACTTAAAACGTTTGCCATTAGATCAGCTCAAGATCGATCAATCTTTTGTTCGTGATTTGTTAACCGATGCTAACGATGATGCGATTGCCCGAACGATTGTGGCATTAGCGGAAAGCATGGGATTAGCGGTTATTGCCGAAGGGGTGGAAACACAAGAACAGCGCGATTGTCTGGCCGGGCATGGTTGTTATACCTACCAAGGTTATTTGTTTGGCCGACCGGCTCCAGCTGACGAGCTAAAATTATCCTGTTCATAA
- a CDS encoding SMP-30/gluconolactonase/LRE family protein has protein sequence MQALSAQRDQLGECPRWHAETQTLWWVDITQHQIHRHHPASGQHSVIQLQEEIGCFIWRKKGGLLVALQSGFHFIDDVDNPTLTPIVDPEADKPWQRFNDGRCDPKGRFIAGTMNARKDESFGTFYQLNPDLSVRPLVGKSWTCNGMAFSPDGKTLYWSDTPIQNRNIYRCDYDPETGEVSNQQLFFHVPEGMGRPDGATVDSEGNYWSAQYAGSRVLCISPQGELLRDIALPVTNPTMPCFGGPDLKTLYVTSASQGMSAEHLAANPLEGAVLAIPMDVAGLPEVAFAG, from the coding sequence ATGCAGGCACTATCAGCACAACGCGATCAACTAGGTGAATGCCCTCGCTGGCATGCGGAAACACAAACTTTGTGGTGGGTTGATATTACACAGCACCAGATCCACCGTCACCACCCTGCCAGCGGGCAACACAGTGTTATTCAGCTGCAAGAAGAGATCGGCTGTTTTATTTGGCGTAAAAAAGGCGGGTTACTGGTTGCGCTGCAATCGGGTTTTCACTTTATTGATGATGTTGATAACCCGACTTTAACACCCATTGTTGACCCTGAAGCCGATAAACCTTGGCAACGCTTTAATGATGGCCGCTGTGACCCGAAAGGTCGTTTTATTGCCGGCACCATGAATGCCCGCAAAGATGAATCGTTTGGTACCTTTTATCAGTTAAACCCTGACTTGAGTGTGCGCCCGCTGGTTGGCAAAAGCTGGACATGCAATGGCATGGCGTTTAGCCCTGACGGCAAAACGCTGTACTGGTCGGATACGCCCATTCAAAACCGCAATATCTACCGCTGCGATTACGATCCGGAAACCGGTGAAGTCAGTAACCAACAACTATTTTTCCATGTACCGGAAGGCATGGGGCGTCCTGATGGCGCCACTGTTGATAGCGAAGGCAATTACTGGTCAGCGCAATATGCCGGTAGCCGTGTGCTGTGTATCAGCCCGCAAGGTGAACTACTACGCGACATAGCCTTACCCGTGACCAACCCAACCATGCCCTGCTTCGGTGGCCCGGATCTGAAAACCTTGTATGTCACCAGTGCCAGTCAGGGCATGTCGGCAGAACATCTGGCCGCTAATCCGCTGGAAGGTGCGGTGCTGGCCATTCCGATGGATGTTGCCGGTTTACCTGAAGTGGCATTTGCCGGTTAA
- the epd gene encoding erythrose-4-phosphate dehydrogenase: MTIRIAINGFGRIGRSVLRALYESGRRAEIKVVAINELADAEGMAHLLKYDSTHGRFDWDVRQERDVLYVGDDAIRLLHQKEINQLPWGDLGVDIVLDCSGIYGKRADGEMHLASGAKKVLFSHPGSSDLDATVIYGVNHQQLQPQHRIVSSGSCTTNCIIPVIKLLDDAFNIESGTVTTIHASMNDQQVIDAYHPDLRRTRAASQSIIPVDTKLAAGITRIFPKFCDRFEAISVRVPTINVTAIDLSVTVTNAVSVLDVNNVLQRAAKGSFRSIVDYTELPLVSIDFNHDPHSAIVDGTQTRVSGKHLIKTLVWCDNEWGFANRMLDTTLAMVKSGF, encoded by the coding sequence ATGACAATCCGCATCGCAATCAATGGTTTCGGCCGCATTGGTCGAAGTGTCTTACGCGCACTGTACGAATCAGGGCGTCGGGCCGAAATCAAAGTTGTCGCCATTAATGAGCTGGCAGATGCGGAAGGCATGGCGCACCTGCTGAAATACGATTCCACGCACGGCCGTTTTGATTGGGATGTGCGTCAGGAGCGCGACGTGCTGTATGTCGGTGATGATGCCATTCGCCTGTTGCATCAAAAAGAGATCAACCAACTGCCGTGGGGCGATCTGGGTGTCGATATCGTGCTGGATTGCAGCGGCATCTATGGCAAACGCGCGGATGGTGAAATGCATCTGGCCTCTGGCGCCAAGAAAGTGTTGTTCTCGCACCCAGGCAGCAGCGATCTCGATGCCACCGTGATTTATGGCGTTAACCATCAGCAGTTACAGCCGCAACACCGTATCGTCTCCAGTGGTTCTTGCACCACGAACTGTATTATTCCCGTGATCAAGTTACTGGATGACGCCTTTAATATTGAATCCGGCACCGTGACTACCATTCATGCGTCGATGAATGATCAGCAAGTGATCGATGCCTACCACCCTGATCTGCGTCGTACCCGCGCCGCTAGTCAGTCGATCATTCCGGTTGATACTAAACTTGCCGCTGGTATTACGCGTATTTTTCCAAAATTCTGTGATCGTTTTGAGGCGATTTCCGTGCGCGTACCCACCATCAACGTCACCGCCATTGATCTCAGCGTCACGGTCACCAACGCCGTCAGCGTGCTGGACGTCAATAATGTACTGCAACGGGCCGCAAAAGGCAGTTTCCGCAGTATTGTCGATTACACCGAGCTACCGCTGGTTTCGATCGATTTCAACCATGATCCGCACAGCGCCATCGTTGATGGCACGCAAACCCGCGTCAGTGGCAAACACTTAATTAAAACTCTAGTCTGGTGTGATAATGAATGGGGTTTTGCCAACCGTATGCTGGATACCACGCTGGCGATGGTTAAAAGCGGGTTTTAA
- a CDS encoding ABC transporter substrate-binding protein, with product MTHYKSMLAIAITSAMMLAGCGDNGSKPAEKPATPEKSAATTAAPAAPQSKDQVKLAAVQELVKGNGAEPASLDPEKTEGVPESNIQRDLFEGLVTTDATGKIRPGVAESWETKDNKVFTFHLRKTAKWSNGDPVTANDFVFSFRRLVDPNTASPYAFFLDSANVVNAGAIMAGKKPLDQLGVKAVDDYTLEITLVNPLSYFVDMVAHTSLDPVPEKVIAKFGEKWTRPENIVTNGAYTVKEWVVNERLVLDRNKQYWDDAHTTINKVTYLPIESQTADVNRYMAGEIDLTYNELPLDQFKHLKAEHPDEVKVVGYVGSYFYEFNFKHKPFDDVRVRKALSYAIDRNIIANAVVARGEKPSYYMTPEIAQGFPTQVKTEWSTWTQEKRNDEAKKLLKEAGYDESHPLKFELLYNTNEVHKKIAIAVASMWKKTLGVDVSLINQEWKSYLASEQQGNFDVSRNGWIADYNETASMVGLMESTNASNYGKYNNPAYDKLMQDSRMAPDVATRQKLYGEAEELLAKDMPIAPIYQYVSGRLVKPYVGGYPNNPLDNLYTKDMYIIAH from the coding sequence ATGACTCATTATAAGTCGATGTTAGCAATCGCGATCACGTCAGCCATGATGCTCGCAGGTTGTGGTGACAATGGTTCTAAACCCGCCGAAAAACCAGCTACACCAGAAAAATCAGCAGCCACCACAGCAGCGCCAGCGGCCCCGCAAAGCAAAGATCAGGTCAAACTGGCTGCCGTACAAGAATTAGTGAAAGGCAATGGTGCAGAACCTGCGTCGCTCGACCCTGAAAAAACCGAAGGTGTGCCAGAATCCAATATTCAGCGCGACCTGTTTGAAGGTTTAGTGACCACCGATGCGACCGGTAAGATCCGCCCGGGTGTTGCTGAAAGCTGGGAAACCAAAGATAACAAGGTATTCACCTTCCACCTGCGTAAGACCGCGAAATGGTCAAATGGCGACCCTGTTACCGCTAACGATTTTGTTTTCTCTTTCCGTCGACTCGTTGACCCGAATACCGCGTCGCCTTACGCCTTCTTCCTTGATAGTGCGAATGTGGTCAATGCTGGCGCCATTATGGCGGGTAAAAAACCGCTTGATCAGCTGGGTGTCAAAGCCGTGGATGATTACACGCTAGAGATCACGCTGGTTAACCCATTGTCTTATTTTGTCGATATGGTTGCTCACACCAGCCTTGATCCGGTGCCAGAAAAAGTGATCGCCAAATTTGGTGAAAAATGGACACGCCCAGAAAACATCGTCACCAATGGTGCCTACACCGTGAAAGAGTGGGTGGTTAACGAGCGTTTAGTCTTAGATCGCAATAAACAATATTGGGATGACGCGCACACCACTATCAATAAAGTCACCTATTTGCCAATCGAATCGCAAACTGCCGATGTGAATCGCTATATGGCCGGTGAAATCGATCTGACTTACAACGAATTGCCATTAGATCAATTCAAACATCTGAAAGCTGAACACCCTGATGAAGTCAAAGTGGTCGGTTATGTCGGTTCTTACTTCTACGAATTCAATTTCAAACACAAACCTTTTGATGATGTGCGGGTACGTAAAGCGTTGTCATACGCCATTGATCGCAACATTATTGCCAATGCCGTGGTTGCGCGTGGCGAAAAACCGTCTTACTACATGACGCCAGAGATCGCACAAGGTTTCCCAACTCAAGTGAAAACCGAATGGAGCACCTGGACGCAGGAAAAACGTAATGATGAAGCGAAAAAACTGCTGAAAGAAGCCGGTTATGATGAATCACATCCACTGAAATTCGAACTGTTGTATAACACCAATGAAGTGCATAAAAAGATCGCCATTGCCGTTGCTTCTATGTGGAAGAAAACTCTTGGTGTTGATGTCAGTTTGATCAATCAAGAATGGAAAAGTTATTTGGCCTCTGAACAACAAGGCAACTTTGACGTTTCCCGTAATGGCTGGATCGCTGACTATAATGAAACGGCATCCATGGTTGGTTTGATGGAATCGACCAACGCCAGCAACTATGGTAAATACAACAACCCTGCTTATGACAAGCTAATGCAAGACAGCCGCATGGCGCCTGATGTAGCGACACGTCAAAAACTCTATGGTGAAGCTGAAGAGTTATTAGCCAAAGACATGCCTATTGCACCGATTTATCAGTACGTATCTGGCCGTCTGGTTAAACCTTACGTTGGCGGTTACCCAAACAATCCATTGGATAACCTCTACACCAAAGACATGTACATCATCGCTCATTAA